The proteins below are encoded in one region of Brassica napus cultivar Da-Ae chromosome A6, Da-Ae, whole genome shotgun sequence:
- the LOC106347604 gene encoding ABC transporter A family member 2: MTLQRGLALLCQQYTALFRKNLILSWRSKRATFLQLFASFFFILLIFCIQEAMEKSFASSTALKTVTDPSALVSPPIPPCEDKFFVNLPCYDFVWSGNDSPRARDIVNAIRANNPGRPIPEDKVLPFKTPLEVDAWLMANPLQTPGALHFMDRNATVMSYGIQTNSTPEMNRGRFEDPTFKFQIPLQVAAEREIARSLIGDPKFNWVVGFKEFPHPTIEAVVALDTIGPTFFLAIAMFGFVLQISSLITEKELKLRQAMMMMGVFDTAYWLSWLTWEGILTTVSALLVVLFGMMFQFDFFLKNSFPVVFLLFMLFQLNMIGVAFMLSAFISKSSSATTVGFFVFLVGFVTQLGASSGFPYAKKYSQTIRTLWSLFPPNTFSQGLKMLSDATSTPQDPGISWSKRAVCGPNDDTDCVITINDIYLWLLGTFFLWFVLALYFDNIVPNASGVRKSVFYFLKPGYWTGRGGNRVEEGGICSCAGSAPPVDHITPDDEDVLEEETLVKQHSMEGLVDPNIAVQIRGLAKTYPGTTKFGCCKCKKTPAYHALKGLWMNIAKDQLFCLLGPNGAGKTTTINCLTGINPVTGGDALIYGNSIRSSVGMSNIRKMIGVCPQFDILWDALSGEEHLRLFTSIKGLPPASINPMVEKSLAEVKLTEAGKIRAGSYSGGMKRRLSVAVSLIGDPKLVFLDEPTTGMDPITRRHVWDIIQETKKGRAIILTTHSMEEADILSDRIGIMAKGRLRCIGTSIRLKSRFGTGFIANISFTESNNQENNGNGEAGAADSREPVKKFFKDHLNVKPVEETKAFMTFVIPHDKENLLTRFFAELHDRETEFGISDIQLGLATLEEVFLNIARKAELESAAVDGTMVTLELTSGPSVEIPVGARFVGIPGTENAENPRGVMVEVYWQQDESGSLCISGHSTEMPVPDNVPATDPVAPGHGGVSLLGRRQQVQGIVIDPEFVGSAASRRVSRSGSFASQRSSL, translated from the exons ATGACGTTGCAGAGAGGTTTGGCTCTTCTCTGCCAGCAGTACACGGCTCTTTTCCGCAAAAACCTTATTCTCTCATGGCGGAGCAAGCGCGCCACGTTCCTTCAGCTCTTCgcttccttcttcttcatcctcctcaTCTTCTGTATCCAGGAGGCTATGGAGAAGAGCTTCGCTTCCTCCACCGCCCTCAAGACCGTCACCGATCCCTCCGCGCTCGTCTCTCCGCCGATTCCGCCTTGCGAGGATAAGTTCTTCGTGAATCTTCCCTGTTACGACTTCGTCTGGAGCGGAAACGATTCGCCGAGGGCCAGAGACATTGTCAACGCCATTCGGGCTAACAATCCGGGCAGGCCGATCCCGGAAGACAAG GTTCTACCATTCAAGACTCCTTTGGAGGTAGATGCGTGGCTCATGGCGAATCCATTGCAAACTCCAGGAGCCTTGCATTTTATGGACAGAAACGCTACAGTGATGAGCTATGGTATTCAAACAAATTCAACTCCTGAGATGAACCGAGGAAGGTTCGAAGATCCCACCTTTAAGTTCCAGATTCCTCTTCAAGTTGCTGCTGAGCGTGAGATCGCTAGGTCCTTGATAGGAG ATCCAAAGTTTAACTGGGTTGTGGGGTTTAAGGAGTTTCCGCATCCAACTATCGAAGCTGTTGTTGCGTTAGACACAATTGGGCCGACTTTCTTCCTTGCCATTGCCATGTTTGGTTTCGTTCTTCAGATCAGTTCTTTGATCACTGAGAAAGAGCTCAAACTTCGCCAGGCAATGATGATGATGGGTGTTTTTGACACTGCTTATTGGCTGTCATGGCTTACATGGGAAGGAATTCTCACGACAGTCTCAGCTCTCTTGGTAGTTCTGTTTGGAATGATGTTTCAGTTCGACTTTTTCTTGAAGAACAGTTTCCCTGTTGTCTTCCTACTCTTCATGCTTTTCCAGttaaatatg ATTGGAGTAGCATTCATGCTATCAGCTTTTATCAGCAAATCATCTTCAGCTACAACTGTTGGCTTCTTTGTGTTTCTGGTTGGCTTTGTAACACAG CTTGGAGCATCAAGTGGGTTTCCCTATGCCAAGAAATATTCTCAAACGATTAGGACGCTTTGGTCACTCTTCCCACCCAATACCTTTTCTCAGGGTCTAAAGATGCTTTCTGATGCAACTTCAACTCCTCAAGATCCTGGCATTAGCTGGAGCAAGAGAGCAGTATGCGGACCCAACGATGACACTGATTGTGTGATCACAATT AATGATATCTACCTTTGGCTTCTTGGGACATTCTTCTTGTGGTTTGTTCTGGCTCTCTACTTTGACAATATTGTCCCAAATGCGTCTGGTGTGAGAAAATCTGTCTTTTACTTTCTGAAACCTGGTTACTGGACCGGTAGAGGTGGCAACCGAGTGGAAG AAGGTGGAATTTGTAGCTGTGCTGGTTCAGCCCCACCTGTGGATCATATTACCCCAGATGACGAAGATGTCCTTGAAGAGGAGACTTTAGTTAAGCAACACTCTATGGAGGGCTTAGTGGATCCGAACATTGCTGTTCAAATACGTGGTCTTGCAAAGACTTATCCTGGGACTACGAAATTTGGATGCTGCAAATGCAAGAAAACGCCTGCTTATCACGCTCTCAAG ggGCTGTGGATGAATATTGCCAAAGATCAATTGTTCTGTCTTCTTGGACCCAATGGCGCAGGGAAGACAACTACTATCAATTGCTTAACAGGCATAAACCCAGTTACTGGTGGTGATG CACTCATCTATGGGAACTCAATAAGAAGCTCTGTTGGTATGTCCAACATCCGTAAAATGATAGGAGTTTGTCCTCAG TTTGATATACTTTGGGATGCTTTGTCTGGTGAAGAACACCTCCGCCTTTTTACTAGCATCAAAGGGTTGCCACCTGCATCGATTAATCCG ATGGTTGAGAAGTCACTGGCGGAGGTAAAACTGACAGAAGCAGGGAAAATCAGGGCAGGAAGTTACAGTGGAGGAATGAAACGCCGACTCAGTGTTGCTGTTTCACTCATTGGTGATCCCAAGCTTGTCTTCCTAGACGAGCCG ACTACAGGCATGGACCCGATCACAAGGAGACACGTGTGGGATATCATACAGGAAACCAAGAAGGGTCGCGCCATTATACTAACGACACATTCGATGGAGGAAGCTGATATTTTAAGTGATCGAATAGGGATAATGGCCAAGGGTAGGCTCCGCTGCATTGGAACCTCCATCAGGTTGAAATCCCGCTTCGGCACAGGCTTCATTGCTAACATCAGCTTCACTGAAAGCAACAACCAAGAAAACAACGGCAATGGTGAAGCTGGTGCTGCAGACTCACGTGAGCCAGTGAAGAAATTCTTCAAAGAT CATCTCAATGTCAAACCAGTAGAAGAAACCAAAGCCTTCATGACTTTTGTTATACCGCACGACAAAGAGAATCTTTTGACA AGATTTTTCGCTGAGCTGCATGACAGAGAAACCGAATTTGGGATCTCAGACATCCAACTTGGTCTAGCAACTCTTGAAGAAGTCTTCTTGAACATAGCAAGAAAAGCTGAACTCGAAAGCGCTGCTGTTGATGGTACAATGGTCACTCTCGAACTAACATCTGGCCCATCCGTCGAG ATACCGGTCGGGGCAAGATTTGTTGGGATACCAGGAACCGAAAATGCTGAGAATCCACGGGGAGTAATGGTGGAAGTGTATTGGCAGCAAGACGAGTCGGGATCATTGTGCATCTCAGGACATTCCACGGAGATGCCAGTTCCTGACAATGTTCCTGCGACAGATCCGGTGGCACCAGGACATGGCGGAGTAAGCTTGTTGGGACGGAGACAACAAGTTCAGGGGATTGTGATTGATCCTGAGTTTGTCGGCTCCGCTGCTTCCCGTCGTGTTAGTAGAAGCGGCTCCTTTGCTTCCCAACGTTCTTCACTTTGA